A genomic window from Ciona intestinalis chromosome 8, KH, whole genome shotgun sequence includes:
- the LOC108949713 gene encoding mucin-5AC-like yields METIRIVVFICLINYGDCQNDTQVQGRSSAFGFAQWTAWAACTAGESCSWKRQHSCSIHNNPSGACGTIAWKEETMECDRCIGAGNNVWIPQGQWSGCFGTGCSDTIQTQMFKCWNHDTQPTCKRKLTRFCPSNLVCDGTWSSWSGTQCSVRCGGGLETNTRQCYKNGRESYNCDSTTTLQIALFESRIIICNVFDCNAVRYTEWGECVCTNGISRRTRECLANCNGVNQESQTCNNPTCTTTTTTTVIPTTVTTPIVTTTTTRTRTTTTTQTTTSTIPTTTTAENYGRINKEIPEIETTATTLEYEHDAQEPTLKSWVNRIIIIAVSALVVGFLASIAIFILCCRKKFRRKQVVYIAGDQTDEVAQYNTLDIQSTLPPVQLYESMTSIHRPSLPNRPLPRTPTSISSSIIITPSASSTIRPPKPPRRNRPNSRPDMNMFFDTLAPPSNPPDTPQMAVSAPVSPTLRINNADVQYSSLKKISGTPDPYLAPIN; encoded by the exons ATGGAGACAATtagaattgttgtttttatttgtttgattaATTATGGAGATTGTCAAAATGACACTCAAGTTCAAGGCAGAAGTTCA GCTTTTGGCTTTGCACAATGGACAGCATGGGCTGCATGCACAGCTGGCGAAAGTTGCAGCTGGAAGAGACAGCACTCGTGTTCAATCCACAACAATCCTAGTGGTGCGTGCGGCACGATAGCTTGGAAGGAAGAAACCATGGAGTGTGATAGATGTATAGGGGCAGGGAACAATGTTTGG ATACCGCAAGGGCAGTGGAGTGGCTGCTTCGGCACCGGCTGTAGCGACACCATTCAAACTCAAATGTTTAAGTGTTGGAACCATGACACACAACCGACGTGTAAAAGGAAGTTGACGCGGTTCTGCCCCTCAAACCTGGTATGTGACGGTACATGGTCCAGTTGGTCAGGAACCCAATGCTCAGTGCGGTGTGGTGGGGGGTTAGAG ACTAATACACGACAATGCTACAAGAATGGCCGTGAAAGTTATAATTGCGACTCCACGACAACGCTCCAGATAGCTTTATTTGAATCCAGAATTATAATTTGTAACGTGTTTGATTGTAATGCAG TTCGATACACTGAATGGGGCGAATGCGTTTGTACAAATGGAATATCAAGAAGAACAAGAGAATGTCTCGCTAATTGTAACGGCGTCAACCAAGAGTCACAAACATGCAACAACCCCACttgtacaacaacaacaacaacaacagtgaTACCTACAACAGTAACAACTCCTATAGtgactacaacaacaacaagaacaagaacaactactacaacacaaacaacaacaagcacAATTCCCACAACCACCACCGCGGAAAATTATGGTAGAATTAACAAAGAAATCCCAGAAATTGAAACAACTGCCACGACATTAGAGTACGAACATGACGCACAAGAACCAACGCTAAAATCTTGGGTGAACAGAATCATAATAATAGCAGTGTCAGCTCTAGTGGTTGGCTTCCTTGCTTCAATTGCTATATTTATCCTTTGCTGTAGGAAAAAGTTTAGGAGGAAGCAAGTCGTTTATATAGCCGGGGATCAAACTGATGAAGTAGCACAGTATAATACATTAGACATACAGTCAACTTTGCCACCAGTTCAATTATATGAATCCATGACTTCTATACATAGGCCATCCTTACCTAACAGACCGTTACCACGCACACCAACAAGTATTTCATCCTCTATCATAATAACACCAAGTGCAAGTTCGACTATAAGACCACCTAAACCACCCAGAAGGAACCGACCAAACTCCAGACCAGACATGAATATGTTTTTTGACACATTAGCCCCACCAAGTAACCCCCCAGACACCCCACAAATGGCAGTTTCCGCACCAGTGTCACCTACTTTAAGAATAAACAATGCAGATGTTCAATATTCATCATTAAAGAAAATATCCGGAACGCCAGACCCTTATCTTGCTCCAATAAACTGA